Within the Plesiomonas shigelloides genome, the region ATATCGCGGTACATGTAGCCGTAAGTGCCCATCCAGCTGCGCACATAGCCATACACACCGGTCAAACGACCCGCATCACGGACAATTTTCGAGGCTTCGAAAACTTTATCCACTTTCATGGCCACGCCGCTGACGTTATTGCCCAAATCTAAATATTGCTGCGCATCGGCCAATGGCACCATGGCAAAGCTGTGATCCAGCTGACCATGCAATTGCAACAGCCCACTGACTTGTAAGCGAATGCGCTTGGGTTGACGCAGTTTCATTTCCGGATCAGGGTTTGGGATCATCAAAGTCAGCCAATCGCCAACCTTCAGCCCCAACGAATCCGCAACGCCCTTGCCTAAGATCAGCTGATTTTCACCGGCACGGAAATTTTTCCACGCATCGCCCAGCACAAACTGCGGCAAGGCACTGATTTTGGCTTCTGCCTGCGGGTCTACCCCTTTCACCTGAATCGCTTTCAGTTTAGTGCCTTGATCGGCCAGCGCGGTGAAAGACACATACGGCGCGGTAGCCACAATGCCTGGGTGGCGCTGTAAACGGGTTTGTACCAGCTTCCAATCAGATAAACTGCCTTCAACTGGGGTAATTTCACCGTGCGGTACTACTGCCAAAATACGGTTATTCAACTCACGCTGAAAGCCGTTCATGGCACTTAAGCCCACAATCAGTACCGCTACCCCCAATGCGATCCCTAAAGTAGAGATCACCGAGATAAACGACACCATGCCGCTGCGACGGGTCGCGCGGCTGTAACGTAAAGCCAGAAAAAGTGATAACGGGCGGAACATCAACGTCCTCCCGCACTTAAGGAGAGTTCACGGGTCAACAGACCATCACGCATTTCCAACTGACGACTCAAACGCGCCGCCAAGTTCAGATCGTGCGTCACTACCAAAAATGCCGTGCCGTGGCGGGCATTCAACTCGCCAAGCAGCTCAAAAATACCATCGGCGGTACGTTGGTCCAGATTACCGGTAGGCTCATCGGCCAGCACTAACGAAGGCTGATTGACCAGCGCGCGGGCGATGGCGATACGCTGGCGCTCACCACCAGACACTTCCGACGGGCGATGATGAATCCGGCGCGCCAAGCCGACTGCAGTCAGCATCTCTTGCGCACGTTGTGACGCAACGGACGGTTTTTCCCCTGCAATCAGCAGTGGCATCGCCACGTTTTCCAACGCGGTAAAATCAGCCAGCAGATGATGGAACTGATACACGAAGCCGATGTGCTCGTTACGCAGCTTTGCTTGCGCGCTGTTGCTCATGGCATACACATCTTGCCCTTGGAACAGCACACGGCCATCACTGGGTTTATCCAGACCGCCTAGCAAATGCAGCAGCGTACTTTTACCGGAGCCGGAGCTTCCGACAACCGCCACCAGCTCACCCTGCTCCAGCCCAAATGAGACACCGCGTAAAACCTCGGTTTCCATGTTGCCTTCGCGGTAAGTTTTGACCAGATTCTCACAGACTAATAAGGGCTTATTCATAACGTAATGCCTCGGCAGGTTTGACAGCTGATGCGCGCCAAGCAGGATATAAAGTAGACAGCAGTGCCACTAGCACCGCAAAAACAACAATCGCAGAAACTTGCCATACCGACACATCAACCGGCAAACGCGCGCCCTGCAACAGGTTCACGCCCAACAGGGACAATATCGGGTTGAGATACACGGCAATCAGGCTTCCTAAAATGCCGCCACACACAGCGCCAACCACACCGGCCGACGCTCCTTGCGTGATAAAAATCATCATGATCTGACGTGGTGTGAGGCCCAAAGTTTGCAAAATCGCCACTTCACCTTGTTTTTCCATCACCATCAGACTCAAAGAGGTAATGATGTTAAACGCCGCGACAGTGATGATCAGGCTCAGTAGCAAGCCCATCATGTTTTTTTCCATGCGCACCGCTTGGAACAGCTCGCCTTTACGGGCACGCCAATCCTGCCACACCAGCCCTTTCGGTAATGGGGCATCGGCGGCGGTGGCCACATCAAACGGATCTTGCATAAATAAGCGCCAGCCGCTGATATGCCCAGCCGGTAAGCGCAGTAAACGCGCCGCGTCTTGAATGTTGACCAGCACTTGGGATGAATCCACATCACTGCCCGCCGCAAACACACCGGATACCGTGAACAGACGCTGGCTTGGGATGCGGCCCATTGGGGTGAATTGTGACGCATCGGTAACCATCAAGCGCACTTTGTCACCCGGCAACACGCCGAGTTGACCGGCCAAGGTATCACCGAGGATCACGTGGTATTCGCCTGCTTTGAGCGAATCCAAGGAAGAGTCCACCAGATAAGGCGCTAACGGATCGCCATCTTTCGGATCAATGCCCAGCATGACACCAGCACCGATACTTTGGGCGCTTTGGATGATCACATCCCCCATCACCATCGGCGTGTGTCGCACGACATCGGGGATTTGACTTAAGCTGGAGAATGGCACCGCCTGCGGATCAATCGAACCGCTTTCAGATGTCACCAACGCTTGTGGCATCAAGCTCAGGGTGTTGTTTTTCAGTTCCTGTTCAAAGCCGTTCATCACGGAAAGAACAATAATCAGAGCCAATACCCCAAGGGTGATCCCGATGGTGGATAAACGGCTGACAAAGCGTCCGAACCGGTCGCCGGTACGTCCGCGCAGATAACGCACCCCGATAAAAACAGAAGCCGGATTAAACATAGGAATATGCTTGACCGTAAAAAATGAAAATTATATCAACCCGATGAAACAGAAAAGAATTTCCTTTTCGCATCCTGCGGATTAAACACGTAACCTGATAGAGTGATATTATTCACTATTTAAAGCAAAACTTACACAACTATACTTCCACAACGCGTTTTCATCGGACACAAAGCAAACAATATGGCACTTTTTGCCAAGCTTCGACTGTGTACCAGTCGCTCTGTCTTTCATCTGTCAGCATCTTCCCTGATAATGGAAGCAATACCGCATGAACCGGAGTATCGCTATGGAACAAGCGCAGTTTTTCTCTGTCCATCAACACCTGTCGGTCAACATTATTCCGCTCCGTGCCGATGAAACCTTGCCGGACGACGCCCGGTTTGATGAAGAAATTCCCCTGCCGTTTCGCATTGCCGCCGAAACCGCGCATCTGGATATCAGCAGTATCCGCTCGCTGCGCAATATTGGCAGTGCCGCCGATGATTTGATGGGATTTTTGCGCATTCAGCAGCAGAAAATCGATCTGGTCGTAAACTATATTCTGGCGCAAGAAGATCAACCGCACTTACGGCACCTGACACACTCTTTCAGTGCCGGTGGTTTTAGTTATTTTGCCGATACGCCGCCTGCCAGTGGCAGTATCATGCGTATTAAACTGTTTTTGAGTCAGCCTGCCGCCGCCGTGTATGCCTATGGCAAAGTGAGTGAAGTCAGCATTGAAGACGGTCGGCCGTTGGTGCAGATCCGTTTTATTCGCCTGCGCGACAAAGATCAGGACTTGCTGATTCGTGCCGCCCTGCACGAGCAGCAGCAGCAACTCAAGCAACGTGCCGAGCTCAGGGTCAAAGACTAATCCATGACGTTACCATTTCTGAATCTGAGCCTGCCAGATAAAGCAGGCGACCACCGCTATTTTGGTCAATTGCAGGGCGCTGCGCTGGCACTGGCCGCCGCGCAAATCAGTACGCAGCATCAAGGGCCGGTGCTACTGGTCACCAAAGACAGCCAGATGGCACTGCGTCTCGCCCAAGAAATTCGTGAGTTCAGCGCCCAGCCGCTGGAGTTATTCCCTGATTGGGAAACCCTGCCGTACGATAGCTTCTCACCACACCAAGATATCATCTCGGAACGTTTATCGACGCTGTATCGCTTGCCGACCTTGCAACAAGGGCTGCTGATCATGCCGGTCAATACCTTGATGCAGCGGGTATGTCCGCGCGAGTTTTTGCTGTCGCATGCCTTGGTGGTGAAAAAAGGTGAGCGCTTATCGCTGTCGAAACTACGCAGTCAGTTAGAGCAAGCCGGATATCGCCCAGCCGAGCAAGTGATGGAGCACGGTGAGTTTGCCACCCGTGGCGCGCTGCTGGATCTGTTCCCGATGGGCAGCCAGACACCGTTTCGTCTTGATTTTTTCGATGACGAAATTGACTCGATTCGCACCTTTGACCCTGACTCTCAGCGCACGCTGGAAGAAGTGGATCACATCAACTTGTTACCGGCGCGCGAATTTCCAACCGATAAAAATGCCATCGAAGGATTTCGCAGTCGCTGGCGCGAACAGTTTGAAATCCGTCGTGATCCGGAACACGTTTATCAGCAAGTCAGCAAAGGCACCCTGCCCGCAGGTATTGAATATTGGCAACCGCTGTTTTTCGAGCAGATGACCACCTTGTTCGACCATCTGCCAGGCAATACGCTGATTGTTAGCGTCGGCGATATTCAAGATGCGGCAACCCGCTTTTATGCCGATGCCGAACATCGTTACCACGATCGCGGCGTCGACCCGATGCGGCCGCTGCTGGCACCGCCGGTTCTCTGGCAACGTTTGGATGAGCTCAATGCCAACCTGAAAAGCTACCCCAATGTCCATCTGCAAAAAGACGCGGTAGAGCCGCGCGCAGGACGCAGCAATTTGCCGCTTAGCGCGTTGCCGGATATCCGTTTACAACATCAACATAAAGAGCCACTGCAGGCTCTGCGCCGCTTCTTAGAAGAGTTTCGCGGCAATGTGGTGTTTTCGGTAGAAAGTGAAGGTCGGCGAGAAACGCTACTCGATTTGCTGACACCGCTGAAATTGCGTCCGCAAACGATCCAGAATTTGGCCGACAGCCGCACCGTCTCGCGGGCGCTAATGATAGGCGCGGCCGAGTCTGGATTTGTACTCTCGCCAGAAAGTGAGTCAGAGGCTGACGCAAGTAGCGCGCTGGCCTTTATCTGTGAAAGCGATCTGCTCGGTGCGCGCGTCAGCCAGCGCCGCCGTGATAACCGCAAAGCCATCAATACCGATACCATCATTCGCAACTTAGCCGAATTGCGTATTGGGCAGCCAGTGGTGCATCTGGAGCACGGGGTTGGTCGCTACGGTGGCCTCACCACGCTGGAAACCGGTGGGGTCACTGCGGAATACATGATCCTCACCTATGCCAATGACGCCAAGCTGTATGTGCCGGTGTCATCGCTGCATTTGATTAGCCGCTATAGCGGCGGCGCGGAAGAAAGCGCACCACTACACAAACTGGGCGGCGAAGCCTGGGCACGAGCGCGCGGTAAAGCAGCAGAGAAAGTGCGCGATGTGGCCGCCGAATTGCTCGATATCTACGCACGCCGCGCTATTAAGCCGGGTTTTGCGTTCAAGCACGATCGCGAGCAATATCGCCAGTTCTGCACCAGTTTCCCGTTTGATGAAACCGATGATCAGCTCAATGCAATCAACGCGGTGCTGACTGACATGACCCAACCGGTGGCGATGGATCGACTGGTTTGTGGTGATGTGGGCTTTGGTAAAACCGAAGTGGCGATGCGCGCCGCGTTTTTGTCGGTCATCAACCATCGCCAAGTCGCGGTATTAGTGCCAACCACCCTGCTGGCACAGCAGCACTTTGAAAACTTCCGTGACCGTTTTGCCAACTGGCCGGTACGCATTGAAGTGCTGTCTCGCTTCCGTACAGCCAAAGAGCAACAGCAAGTGCTGGAAGATGTGCGAGAAGGGAAAGTGGATATCCTCATCGGCACCCACAAACTGCTGCAGGGCGATGTGAAGTTTAAGCAGTTAGGTCTGCTGATCGTGGATGAAGAGCACCGCTTTGGGGTGCGTCAGAAAGAAAAAATCAAAGCGCTGCGCGCCGATGTGGATATTCTGACCCTCACCGCGACGCCGATTCCACGTACGCTGAATATGGCGATGAGTGGCATGCGCGATCTCTCCATCATCGCGACGCCACCGGCACGCCGGATGGCCGTGAAGACCTTCGTGCGAGAGCATGATGAGCGCACTATTCGCGAGGCCATTTTGCGTGAAGTACTGCGTGGTGGTCAGGTCTATTACCTGCACAACAGCGTAGAGACCATTGAGAAAACCGCAGAAAAACTGGCGGAGCTGGTACCGGAAGCACGTATCACCATCGGTCATGGCCAGATGCGTGAGCGCGATCTGGAGCGCGTGATGTCGGACTTCTACCACCAACGTTTCAACGTGCTGGTATGTACCACCATCATCGAAACGGGGATCGACGTACCGACTGCCAACACCATCATCATTGATGATGCTGACCACTTCGGTCTGGCACAGTTGCACCAGCTGCGTGGCCGCGTGGGTCGTTCACACCATCAGGCTTATGCGTACTTACTCACGCCACCACCGAAGCGCATGACCGACGATGCGCGTAAGCGCTTGGAAGCGATCGCCTCGCTGGAAGATTTGGGTGCGGGCTTTGCGTTAGCAACCCACGATCTGGAAATTCGCGGCGCAGGTGAGCTGCTGGGCGACGATCAAAGCGGTCAGATTGAGTCGGTCGGCTTTAGCCTGTATATGGAAATGCTGGAAAACGCCGTCGACGCGCTGAAGCATGGTCGCGAGCCGTCACTGGATGATCTGACGCGTGGTCAGACCGAAGTGGAGCTGCGTGTACCGGCTCTATTGCCGGATGACTATCTGCCTGACGTTAATATGCGCCTTTCCCTGTATAAGCGCATTGCCAGCGCTGAAGATGCCGCGCAATTGGATGAGCTGAAAGTCGAAATCATCGACCGCTTTGGCTTATTGCCAGATGCCACACGCAACTTGCTGCAAGTGGCGAAAATCCGCCTGCGCGCACATCAGCTGGGCATTCGCCGCATCGAAGGCTCTGATAATGGCGGTTATGTGGAGTTTAACGATCAGCCGAATATTAGCCCAGCGTATCTGATTTCCTTGCTGCATAACCCGCATGAGTTCCGACTTGAGGGGCCGAACAAGCTGAAGTTTTTCGGGATCTTCACCGATCGAGCTAAGCGCTTGGCCTATATCGAGCAGTTACTGAGTGGTTTTGAAGCCCACAAAATCAGCTAATCGCGCGTAACAGCGTACAGGCTCATAGCCAAAACGCTGGCATAAAAAAACACCGCTCATTGAGCGGTGTTTTTGCTTATCCGGTATGACTGCATGATCTTAACAATAATCACTGAAATTATGGCCAAGAAGTCATACGGCTATCCACACAGAGTAAGCATAGCCGTAGCCGCAGTAAAACGCGAAATCAGTGCAGTTTCAGTGTCGGGCGGATCACACGGTTGATACCGCCTACCAGCATCATCAAGCCGGTTTTCACGTAACCATGCAGCGCCATCTGGTGCATACGGTACAGTGAAATGTAAGCGATACGCGCGATACGGCCTTCAATCATCATTGAGCCGCGCATCAGGTTACCCATCAGGCTACCCACGGTACTGAATTTAGACAGGGAAACCAAAGAGCCTTTGTCGTTATAGACATAGTTCTTCAGGGTACGCCCTTCCATCAGTGCCACGATGTTCTGGTAGCACAGGCTAGCCATCTGGTGCGCTGCTTGCGCGCGTGGCGGTACAAAGGTACCGTCAGTTTGTGGACAGCTAGCACAGTCACCAATGGCGAAAATGTTGGAATCGCGCGAGGTTTGCAGTGTTGGCTCGACCACCAGCTGGTTGATACGGTTGGTTTCCAGACCCGCGATATCCTTCAGGAAATCCGGCGCCTTGATACCTGCAGCCCATACCATCAGCTCTGCTGGGATAAACTCACCATCTTTGGTATGCAGACCATTGCTTTCCGCTTTGGTCACCATAGTGTTGGTGCGCACATTCACGCCCAGCTTGGTCAGCTCCAGATGCGCCGCAGAAGAGATACGCACTGGCAGTGCTGGCAGAATACGCTCACCGGCTTCCACCAGCGTGACGTTCAGGTGACGGCTATCCAGCGCATCAAAGCCATAACGGTGCAGCTGTTTAACCGCATTGTGCAGCTCAGCCGACAGTTCAACGCCCGTCGCGCCACCGCCCACAATGGCAATGTTCACTTTTTCCTGCTTTTCTGGCTGTGCCGAGAACTTCATAAACAGATTCAGCATCTGCTCATGGAAGCGATTAGCCTGATCTGGGCTATCGAGGAAGATACAATTATCAGCCACACCTTCAGTGCGGAAGTCGTTGGATTTGCTGCCCAGCGCCATGACCAGAATATCAAAGAACAGCTCGCGCTCAGGCACCAGCAGTTCGTTGTCTTCATCACGGATTTCCGCCAGCTTGACCGAGCGACGCTCACGATCGATATCCACCAGAGTGCCCTGCTGGAACTGGAAGTGATGGTTACGAGCCTGAGCGCGGTAGCTCAGCGCATCAACGCCATCATCCATAGAGCCAGTGGCTACTTCGTGCAGCAGAGGTTTCCACAGGTGGGTCTGACTGCGGTCAATCAGAATGATTTCAGCTTTGCCCTTACGGCCCAGTTTATCGCCCAGACGGGTAACTAACTCAAGTCCCCCGGCGCCGCCGCCAACAACAATGATTCTTTTCAAGGCGTAGCCCTCGTTACAACTTATTTGGTCAGAATGAAAAAAACTTACACCAACCGCGCAAGGCTACCTGTTCTAACTGCATCACGTCTGAGTCACCGGAACGGGCATTTTTTACCGGTTCCGGTCGCCCCTCAATCCTGCAGCTTAAACGCCTTAATGCGCTGAAGGTGATGAGAAATGTTTTTAAATTTATGGGATTGCTTGTCATCCCAGACTATTTCGTAAAAATCGTTCAGCTCTTCCTGAGTAAGCCGATTATCCAACACTTCATCCTGAGTGGAAAGGATCACCAGACAATTTCCCTCATTTTTTTTACGGAAGTTTTCTA harbors:
- a CDS encoding PilZ domain-containing protein; the encoded protein is MEQAQFFSVHQHLSVNIIPLRADETLPDDARFDEEIPLPFRIAAETAHLDISSIRSLRNIGSAADDLMGFLRIQQQKIDLVVNYILAQEDQPHLRHLTHSFSAGGFSYFADTPPASGSIMRIKLFLSQPAAAVYAYGKVSEVSIEDGRPLVQIRFIRLRDKDQDLLIRAALHEQQQQLKQRAELRVKD
- the lolD gene encoding lipoprotein-releasing ABC transporter ATP-binding protein LolD — its product is MNKPLLVCENLVKTYREGNMETEVLRGVSFGLEQGELVAVVGSSGSGKSTLLHLLGGLDKPSDGRVLFQGQDVYAMSNSAQAKLRNEHIGFVYQFHHLLADFTALENVAMPLLIAGEKPSVASQRAQEMLTAVGLARRIHHRPSEVSGGERQRIAIARALVNQPSLVLADEPTGNLDQRTADGIFELLGELNARHGTAFLVVTHDLNLAARLSRQLEMRDGLLTRELSLSAGGR
- the lolC gene encoding lipoprotein-releasing ABC transporter permease subunit LolC codes for the protein MFNPASVFIGVRYLRGRTGDRFGRFVSRLSTIGITLGVLALIIVLSVMNGFEQELKNNTLSLMPQALVTSESGSIDPQAVPFSSLSQIPDVVRHTPMVMGDVIIQSAQSIGAGVMLGIDPKDGDPLAPYLVDSSLDSLKAGEYHVILGDTLAGQLGVLPGDKVRLMVTDASQFTPMGRIPSQRLFTVSGVFAAGSDVDSSQVLVNIQDAARLLRLPAGHISGWRLFMQDPFDVATAADAPLPKGLVWQDWRARKGELFQAVRMEKNMMGLLLSLIITVAAFNIITSLSLMVMEKQGEVAILQTLGLTPRQIMMIFITQGASAGVVGAVCGGILGSLIAVYLNPILSLLGVNLLQGARLPVDVSVWQVSAIVVFAVLVALLSTLYPAWRASAVKPAEALRYE
- the mfd gene encoding transcription-repair coupling factor, which translates into the protein MTLPFLNLSLPDKAGDHRYFGQLQGAALALAAAQISTQHQGPVLLVTKDSQMALRLAQEIREFSAQPLELFPDWETLPYDSFSPHQDIISERLSTLYRLPTLQQGLLIMPVNTLMQRVCPREFLLSHALVVKKGERLSLSKLRSQLEQAGYRPAEQVMEHGEFATRGALLDLFPMGSQTPFRLDFFDDEIDSIRTFDPDSQRTLEEVDHINLLPAREFPTDKNAIEGFRSRWREQFEIRRDPEHVYQQVSKGTLPAGIEYWQPLFFEQMTTLFDHLPGNTLIVSVGDIQDAATRFYADAEHRYHDRGVDPMRPLLAPPVLWQRLDELNANLKSYPNVHLQKDAVEPRAGRSNLPLSALPDIRLQHQHKEPLQALRRFLEEFRGNVVFSVESEGRRETLLDLLTPLKLRPQTIQNLADSRTVSRALMIGAAESGFVLSPESESEADASSALAFICESDLLGARVSQRRRDNRKAINTDTIIRNLAELRIGQPVVHLEHGVGRYGGLTTLETGGVTAEYMILTYANDAKLYVPVSSLHLISRYSGGAEESAPLHKLGGEAWARARGKAAEKVRDVAAELLDIYARRAIKPGFAFKHDREQYRQFCTSFPFDETDDQLNAINAVLTDMTQPVAMDRLVCGDVGFGKTEVAMRAAFLSVINHRQVAVLVPTTLLAQQHFENFRDRFANWPVRIEVLSRFRTAKEQQQVLEDVREGKVDILIGTHKLLQGDVKFKQLGLLIVDEEHRFGVRQKEKIKALRADVDILTLTATPIPRTLNMAMSGMRDLSIIATPPARRMAVKTFVREHDERTIREAILREVLRGGQVYYLHNSVETIEKTAEKLAELVPEARITIGHGQMRERDLERVMSDFYHQRFNVLVCTTIIETGIDVPTANTIIIDDADHFGLAQLHQLRGRVGRSHHQAYAYLLTPPPKRMTDDARKRLEAIASLEDLGAGFALATHDLEIRGAGELLGDDQSGQIESVGFSLYMEMLENAVDALKHGREPSLDDLTRGQTEVELRVPALLPDDYLPDVNMRLSLYKRIASAEDAAQLDELKVEIIDRFGLLPDATRNLLQVAKIRLRAHQLGIRRIEGSDNGGYVEFNDQPNISPAYLISLLHNPHEFRLEGPNKLKFFGIFTDRAKRLAYIEQLLSGFEAHKIS
- a CDS encoding NAD(P)/FAD-dependent oxidoreductase; the encoded protein is MKRIIVVGGGAGGLELVTRLGDKLGRKGKAEIILIDRSQTHLWKPLLHEVATGSMDDGVDALSYRAQARNHHFQFQQGTLVDIDRERRSVKLAEIRDEDNELLVPERELFFDILVMALGSKSNDFRTEGVADNCIFLDSPDQANRFHEQMLNLFMKFSAQPEKQEKVNIAIVGGGATGVELSAELHNAVKQLHRYGFDALDSRHLNVTLVEAGERILPALPVRISSAAHLELTKLGVNVRTNTMVTKAESNGLHTKDGEFIPAELMVWAAGIKAPDFLKDIAGLETNRINQLVVEPTLQTSRDSNIFAIGDCASCPQTDGTFVPPRAQAAHQMASLCYQNIVALMEGRTLKNYVYNDKGSLVSLSKFSTVGSLMGNLMRGSMMIEGRIARIAYISLYRMHQMALHGYVKTGLMMLVGGINRVIRPTLKLH
- the lolE gene encoding lipoprotein-releasing ABC transporter permease subunit LolE; the encoded protein is MFRPLSLFLALRYSRATRRSGMVSFISVISTLGIALGVAVLIVGLSAMNGFQRELNNRILAVVPHGEITPVEGSLSDWKLVQTRLQRHPGIVATAPYVSFTALADQGTKLKAIQVKGVDPQAEAKISALPQFVLGDAWKNFRAGENQLILGKGVADSLGLKVGDWLTLMIPNPDPEMKLRQPKRIRLQVSGLLQLHGQLDHSFAMVPLADAQQYLDLGNNVSGVAMKVDKVFEASKIVRDAGRLTGVYGYVRSWMGTYGYMYRDIQMVRVIMYLAMVLVIGVASFNIVSTLVMAVKDKQGDIAVLRTMGANNRLVRNIFIWYGMMAGMVGCVFGTIAGILLSLNLTQIIRGLETLIGHKFLSGDIYFVDFLPSELQAQDVILVVLTAVGLSLLASIYPAWRATRIDPARVLSGQ